Proteins encoded in a region of the Zea mays cultivar B73 chromosome 2, Zm-B73-REFERENCE-NAM-5.0, whole genome shotgun sequence genome:
- the LOC100383466 gene encoding Probable LRR receptor-like serine/threonine-protein kinase At4g37250, which yields MAGTNGAPRLLRLPTTATTSTSSTPLLRLLALLQLLCLASALNQDGILLLSFKQSLASDPLGSLSGWGYADVTPCAWNGVVCSPDSRVVSVVLPNAQLVGPVARELALIENLRHLDLSGNALTGTIPPDLLRAPELRVLSLAGNGITGGLPEQVGQLRSLRALNLAGNALSGAVPQNLTLLPNLTAVSLANNFFSGTLPRGGFPALQVLDVSANLLNGTLPSDFGGAALRYVNLSSNGIAGAIPSDMASRLPANVTIDLSYNNLTGAIPSVPPFSAQRPTAFEGNAELCGRPLDSLCGFTSSSSAAAEPQPPNATAKSPPAIAAIPRDPTEALPGDGSSSAAGASASGEQRGRMRLATIVAIAAGDVAGIAVLFVVVMYVYQVRRKRQRQEVAAKQRTGVVFKKPDPDESPDAVSRSLSCCLRKKAGDDSDYSEEVTDTSPASFADHKNGKAAGAEAASNKKMGGDGAVLVTVDGGAELELETLLKASAYILGAAGSSIVYKAVLADGAALAVRRIGSECSGVRRFGELDAHMRAVAKLRHDNILRLRGFYWGPDEMLIIHGFAINGNLANHSVKRKQGSSPINLGWSARLRIARGVARGLAYLHDKKWVHGNVKPSNILLDADMEPLLADLGVDRLVRSADGGGLTKPSSAALAGRFGGSKRSAKSLPDLSPPPSHVGGTAAQPASPAVDTAAHYRAPEAVRSPRASGKWDVYSFGVLLLELVAGRALTSLELCQCAAAEGKAQAQALGVVDPTLRREVEGREEEEEAVASCLRLGAACCAMVPSKRPSIRDALQAVERMIPAAVASSSTSTAASHRH from the exons ATGGCCGGCACCAATGGCGCCCCTCGCCTTCTCCGCCTCCCTACCACTGCCACTACCAGTACCAGCTCGACGCCACTGCTGCGACTACTAGCGCTACTACAGCTACTATGCCTCGCCTCGGCGCTTAACCAAGACGGCATACTGCTGCTGTCCTTCAAGCAATCCCTCGCCTCCGACCCCCTCGGCTCCCTCTCCGGCTGGGGGTACGCCGACGTCACGCCCTGCGCGTGGAACGGCGTCGTCTGCTCGCCGGACTCGCGAGTCGTCAGCGTCGTCCTGCCCAACGCGCAGCTCGTCGGCCCCGTCGCCAGGGAGCTCGCCCTCATCGAGAACCTCCGCCACCTCGACCTCTCCGGCAACGCGCTCACCGGGACCATCCCGCCCGATCTGCTCCGCGCGCCGGAGCTCCGCGTGCTCTCGCTCGCTGGCAACGGCATTACCGGCGGCCTGCCGGAGCAGGTCGGCCAGCTGCGCAGCCTCCGCGCGCTCAACCTAGCCGGCAACGCTCTCTCCGGGGCCGTCCCGCAGAACCTCACCCTGCTGCCCAACCTCACCGCTGTCTCGCTCGCCAACAACTTCTTCTCCGGCACGCTCCCCCGCGGGGGCTTCCCGGCGCTGCAGGTGCTCGACGTCAGCGCCAACCTGCTGAACGGCACCCTGCCGTCGGACTTCGGCGGCGCCGCGCTTCGGTACGTCAACCTGTCCTCCAACGGCATCGCCGGCGCCATACCGTCGGACATGGCCTCGCGTCTGCCGGCCAATGTCACCATCGACCTGTCCTACAACAACCTCACCGGCGCCATCCCGTCGGTGCCGCCGTTCTCGGCGCAGAGGCCCACGGCGTTCGAGGGCAACGCCGAGCTCTGTGGAAGGCCCCTCGACAGCCTCTGCGGCTTCACGTCCTCCTCCTCTGCTGCCGCGGAGCCCCAGCCCCCGAACGCTACCGCGAAGTCGCCGCCGGCCATCGCGGCGATACCCAGGGACCCTACCGAGGCGCTTCCTGGCGATGGTTCCAGCAGTGCCGCAGGCGCGTCGGCGTCCGGGGAGCAGCGCGGCAGGATGCGGCTTGCTACCATCGTCGCCATCGCCgccggtgacgtggctggcatcgCCGTCCTGTTCGTTGTGGTCATGTACGTTTACCAGGTGAGGAGGAAGAGGCAGCGTCAGGAGGTGGCGGCGAAGCAGAGGACGGGCGTCGTGTTCAAGAAGCCGGATCCCGACGAGTCTCCGGACGCTGTCAGCCGGAGCCTTTCCTGCTGCCTGCGCAAGAAGGCCGGCGACGACAGCGACTACTCGGAGGAAGTCACGGACACGTCGCCGGCCTCCTTCGCAGATCACAAGAACGGCAAGGCGGCCGGAGCTGAAGCGGCGAGCAATAAGAAGATGGGCGGGGACGGCGCGGTGCTAGTGACGGTGGACGGCGGCGCGGAGCTGGAGCTGGAGACGCTGCTGAAGGCCTCGGCGTACATCCTTGGCGCCGCCGGCAGCAGCATCGTGTACAAGGCCGTTCTGGCCGACGGCGCGGCGCTGGCGGTGCGCCGGATCGGCAGCGAGTGTTCGGGGGTCCGGCGCTTCGGCGAGCTGGACGCGCACATGCGCGCCGTGGCGAAGCTGCGGCACGACAACATCCTCCGCCTGCGCGGCTTCTACTGGGGCCCTGACGAGATGCTCATCATCCACGGCTTCGCCATCAACGGCAATCTCGCCAACCACTCCGTTAAAA GGAAGCAGGGGTCGTCGCCGATCAACCTCGGGTGGAGCGCGCGGCTCCGCATCGCGCGCGGCGTGGCGAGAGGCCTGGCGTACCTCCACGACAAGAAGTGGGTGCACGGCAACGTGAAGCCAAGCAACATCCTGCTGGACGCGGACATGGAGCCGCTGCTGGCGGACCTCGGCGTGGACCGGCTGGTCCGCAGCGCGGACGGCGGCGGGCTGACGAAGCCGTCGTCGGCGGCGCTGGCGGGTCGGTTCGGCGGGAGCAAACGTTCGGCCAAGAGCCTCCCCGACCTGTCGCCGCCGCCCAGCCACGTAGGCGGCACGGCCGCGCAACCGGCGAGCCCGGCCGTCGACACGGCGGCGCACTACCGGGCGCCGGAGGCCGTGAGGAGCCCCAGGGCGAGCGGCAAGTGGGACGTGTACTCGTTCGGCGTGCTCCtgctggagctggtggccgggcgCGCGCTGACGAGCCTGGAGCTGTGCCAGTGCGCTGCGGCGGAGGGGAAGGCGCAGGCGCAGGCGCTCGGGGTGGTGGACCCCACGCTGCGCCGCGAGGTGGAAgggcgggaggaggaggaggaagcggTGGCGAGCTGCCTCCGGCTGGGCGCCGCGTGCTGCGCCATGGTGCCGAGCAAGAGGCCGTCCATCAGGGACGCGCTGCAGGCCGTGGAGAGGATGATACCTGCTGCGGTTGCTTCGTCGTCAACATCCACGGCAGCATCACACCGTCATTGA